The DNA sequence CCCAGTTTCTGTAAATAAGAAAGTTAAACATAAGCGTCTTTTTAGTCACAATTACAGTAGAAGTTTCAGATGAAAAATCGAATGGTTTATATTGGGCCTTTGAATGTTGTGCTGGACAATGAGTCAAAGTGATTGAGAACAGCTGCTTTAGATGCTCATGTGGTGGATCAGCACAGACTGACGTGATtcttcattgtgtgtgtgtaagtgtgtgtaagtgtgtttaATTCTTCATGAAGCTTTTCTAAAACAGACGTCATTAAACCCAGAATCTGTGACGCTCGTTAGTGTAAACCGTTCACTGCTGGTCAGCCGCTTGCTTCATTCTCAAGGATGTTCAGTAAACACAGGGTGTTGATGTGACCCACATCCATCAGCGGGTGACCGTTAAACTCCTCGGCTCCGGTGATGATCCTGATGGACCGTGAGAACAGATGAGCTGACAGTGAATACGGTCAGTAGGTGAGCTGGGCGGCAGATTCAGGTCTCgtgaatgtgtgtgagtgtgtgtgtgtcctgcaGCAGGAACAGATTAAACTGACAAACAGTGGTTCTGAACAATAGTGCTGCGGATATCCTCCTCTTGCTGCAGGGGCTGCTGGGAGCTCCAGAGGGTCAGACCGGAGGACTGTCAGAGATCAGGCGCTCAGagctgctcacacacacacacacacacacttactgtGTGGCTCCAGCGGGAGTCTCTGCTTCTGCTTGACCACCCACTCAGACGTCTGCTGTTCTCCATCATGTGACCCGAGGAAACCAGGAAGTCGCCTCTTCAGGCTGATTGATCTTCAGCTCCTCACATAAACACTGCAGTGGATGAGTTCAGTATGGAGCACCACTGATCACTACAGTTAGCGTGCAGCACGATAACCACGTCAAAGCATCGTCACATGAtcgtcacacacacactgacctcAGTTCATTCAGTGAGGGGCGTAAGTGATCGGCACAAATAAATCATTCATCATTCACAtcgtttcaaagcagctttacagaaaaatattcaaaaaattaaaacacaatgcAGAATTTCTGAAGAAAACCCCCAAAAACTTTCACAAAGCTCTATTATTGTAAAGcgattaataaattaaaatgttaaagctTTAAAGGTAATTAATTGGACATGCTTTTCAAATTAAACAATGGATTAAACCATTGAAgtggaaaattaaaatggaaaacactgaataacaaaaaaacaaaggccCTAAAATGAAAGTTGTTGATTGTTACATTGTATCCATTacttgatttaattaaatacgcttttttttttaaccattctTGCAGAGTCCAGAAGGTctaacatggaaaaaaaaacagaatttgggaaaaaaaaaaaaaaattcataggtCTTAGTAATGTTTGGCATTATAATCAGACACATTGCATTATGGGATGTAGTGTGTTCTGATTGGCTCATGCAGCACTAATGGCATGTCAGGCAGGACGGGTCTAGCTGCTGTTCTTCATCATGTGACCTTCATCCGGTCTCTCCTGAGGCATTATGGGAGCTGTTCACCTCTCAATCGCAGGTGTTCTCCCAGCTGACCCCGTATGGAATAACAGCGCTCCTGGTTTTCCCACGCCCGCGATCCACTGAGTGAACTAGTGAAGTGTTTAGTGAAGTACTAGCACTTCCTGTGATGACAGCAGGAGAAATCCAAACACACTCTCTGTTTGTGGTTTGTTGTTGTGAATATTAAACGGGTTACACGACACGTTAACGACTGCTTCTGGAAACtcattcagtgtgtgtgtgtgtgtgtgtggtgtgagGCTGTGGGAATGACGGAGGCGTCTGTGGGGCTCGTGCCGGTGCTGATGATGACATCAGTGAATCACTCTGCTGTTGTGATGTTATGATGAGGTTCTCCTGGTTACTCTCACGCTGAGCCGCGCTGGATTGATTGTGTTTGGCTGTGTTTCATCGCagaccctgtgtgtgtgtgtgtgtgtgtgtgtgttttttatcaGCCAATAATCCGCTCAGGGAAGGATTGCCATAGAAACGCTCTGAGTTTGATCCCATGAGTGTTCCTCTCTTCtcattgtatgtgtgtgtgtgtgtgtgtcatcatAAACATGATCTCACTGAACATGAGGGCCATTTTTCCATGAGGATCACGGCCGTTTGTGCTGGTCAGGAATCATCATTCCAGATGGAGATGATCAGAGTTGATTTGAGCTGATCTCATCTCAGATCTCAGTGTGTGTTCACTACAGGAGTGACTCTGAATCAGTGCAGTGGATTCATGTGAATCTGTTCATACTACAGATGAGCATTAGTTAGTTGTTGGTCTGGTGAAGGATGAATCTCACGCTGTTTTTACACAATGTGCCTTCATATTTCATGCAAAGCTGTGTAACAAGTCGTGTGTTTTATGTTGACAGCGTGTTACTTGAATCATTTTGAAGTTGTGTGGTTaaaggtttgtttttatttttgctagTGTGAGGTCTGGTTTAGCGCGGGTCTTTGTTCCAGTGCTCATCAGTGTTTGTGTTGACGTGATTTTCTCTCATCTCctctctgtttctctgtttCTGTCGTTCCCGTCATTCAGCGGCTCAGTAATCAACATAAATCAGTTCTCGGGTGGGGCGAAACGGTCAATGTGcacacaaacatataaaatatgacaCGTATGCTCAGCGTTTCTCAACCCATGGCGTTATCACAGGAGTTCTGTTCTGATGACGCGGATCTGAATCATGTGATCAGGGTGGAGATCTTGACCCTTGTATTCATATTGTACATTCACAGTTTTATGATGGGATGAAGGATGGGTTGATGAACTTTAGCAGCGTTAGACTTTAGACAGCAGGACTTCATCAGCTCCTGCCAGACTGTGTGTTATTGTAACCCAGATTCAGCTGTAGACGGGCCCCTCGGGGGCGGGGCCTGTAGTGGGCGGGGCCAGAGCAATGGCATCACTGAAGCAGAGCGTCATTCACACAGAGAAGTGAATGAGACGAGACGCTGGGATTGAGTTCATATGACTGCAATGAGTTAATCAGAGCTGAAACCAGGTATTTACCTGagcgcttgtgtgtgtgtgtgtgtttagttaTATTTGTGAGGGCCAAATGTCCTCTCTTATAAGACAAGCGGCTAGTGAGGACATTTTACGTGTCCTTACTTGTTAAAAAGGCTGATAAATCTGtcaaatcataatttttatttaaatctagtGTTTTGCGTTGGTTTCCGTGAGTGTTTGTTTAGAGTTAAACAGAGAAAAATCATTAACCTGACAGGAAAACAGTAGACGTGAGATGAGCTCCGTGATACTGTATAGTGAAACAAACATGTGACTTTCATTTGTGAAGAACTCAGGATGTATaaaactgacacacacacacacacacttgtgagGTTTTTATCACTCATCAGGCTGCAGTCggcagaggtcagaggtcaaggCCTTTCAGAAGGTCATGTGATCTGAGCATTTGGTTTCAATTTCTCATTTGTGTGTTTCAGACAGAATGAGGCCTTGTGTTTATACCTGCATGGAGACGCtcagagtgtgtatgtgtgtgtgtgtgtgttcaggaaATCCTTCGTCTCTGTTCTGTTCATCaagttgttttgtttcagttgaTATtgttagttgtgtgtgtgtgtgtgtgtgtgtgtgtgtgtttatgagttGCACACATATGACCATCATTATTTCAAGttggtctttttttcccctaaggATTACTCAAGTCAGTTGCATAAAAGCTCATTTGAGAGCAAACAAAGTTAGTTAGACTAGTTATAAGGGCTGTGTTTATGCAGCTGGCAGCTGGTCATAGTTACTCATTGGAAACTTTGAATGACTGCGTTAGAGACGTGCTGATCACTTCTCATCAGAAAGCACAATTAATACAGCAGTTTATGATTGGATGAACTCGTTAGCCCATTTCCCATCATTCCCTGTGCAGCGCAGCAGTGAGGAATTCACAGATGAAGCGTCGTGTGTTGCTGCAGTGACTCATGGTTGTTCGGCTGGTTAACCCATGACATCATCTACATGTGTTTGTGGTCAGCAGCTGAGTCTCAGAAGAACACAAACACTGATGACAATCACAGCGCAGAATCCGTCCGCATCAACACATCACACTCGCTCTGAGATCTCATCACATCTCAACTGTTTCTCCGAGATCACTGCTGAACCGACTGCAGACGTGTGATtatattcagttcagttcagaaAGCTTTTTTTAGATTGTCAGAAGCACATTTGTGTTACCAAAGCattaaaacaatagaaaacagaaaaaggtTTAGAACAATTGAAAGTCTGAACACGCAATAtgtaaaaaaacactgaagtaaaaaatagataataaattatgattgtaattagggctgcacaattaatcaaatttctaatcgtgattacaattacagatgccacaattatatAATCGTTCAAAGGCacgattacaaaaaaaaaaactgcttacattattattctgctttcttaagaggtgcgtgtgagagagtgtgtgtatttttcctacaggttatcttaagatttttttctcattgttttcatttttaaatttgtacttttttatatttaaagaagaaacagtatataaaaatgtgccatgcagttgcttcaaacaatggtataaatctattcaaaacatcactcaatgtaaattgtgttaatcgtaattaataatcgcaattacaatttcaggggaataatcgacaattatgattttggTCATAATCGTGCAGCACTAATTCTAAAACGAAGATCATGTAACATATAgagaatgtattgtttttattctgaatattctaattttgttgtgttcagGTGAATATTCTCATTCttattttgctgattttatatctggaGCTCTGTTTGCATAGAAActtgtttccaccacagaatatAACGGTGAttcacaacttgtgattttgtttcacagttgcattaaaaaattcaaactTGAGATAAAAAGTGGCAATTTTTTATGCtgtgatgaaaacaaaaaaatagaattataaaatataaactcgcgaTTCTgggaaagaaagtcaaaattgtgagatttaaactcactgTAAACGAAACTGTTTATTCCAACTTGTTTTTAACTGCTGCATTCATATGTTCTGTCTTCCTGCAGTTGTGTTTGTGAGATGATGGTCAAACTTCCGCACTAAGATGTAGAATCCAgacgaggaggaggaagagagacagaaagaggaaGGAACTCGCGTCTGAACGACACactgagaaaagagagagagagacatttgTTCCAGCCTCTCCGCTCGTCCCACACGACACACCCACAGTTCCCTGTGACCTTCGACCCCAGCCGCGCACCATGTGTCACGTGATCGTGACGTGCCGTTCGATGCTGTGGACGCTGCTGAGCATCGTGGCGGCGTTCAGCGAGCTCATCGCCTTCATGAGCACCGACTGGCTGGTGGGATTCCCGCGGACGCCGGACGCCGTCTTCTCTCCGCACGGGGCCACGGCGGCGGGCGAGGCGTACCGGCCCACGCTGGGCATTTACGGCCGCTGCATCCGGCTGCCCCACCTGCGGCGCGGAGTCCTGTGCGGCCCCTACGCCGTGCACTTCGGAGAGATCGCTAGCGGGTTCTGGCAGGCCACCTCCATCTTCCTCGCGGCCGGGATTCTGCTGCTGTGCGCCGTCGCCTTCATCTCCGTCTTCACCATGTGCTTCCAGAGCATCATGAAGAAAAGCATCTTCAACGTGTGTGGACTCCTGCAGGCCATCGCaggtgagacacacacacacacacactgtgttcGCTGCAGACTGTGTGCTTATGAGCTCACGATGCATTTTTAGATACTCATCCCATAATGCATtgtatacaataaaaatgtaagactTGACTAAGTTAAAATGACTGTGACAGATCCAGGTACAGTGACAGGCGCTCAAGTGTTTGGCTTCATTAGTGTGAGTGCAGGATGTTGACGATTGGTGTGTTACTgtagtagggccctatgaaatcagttttattttttggcaaatagaTGGGATTTACTAATAAAtttaaacatggaagaaatattgtgtggtatacatatattttttttattcagcagtagtagtaattttttttttttttattcaagagTAGTAGTACCATGTACATTCtactaaataatagtaatataagacacaattagggccctatgaaatctgttttgtttttctcaaattccattttttccgttttcatttttctggattccgttttttttttttttttttaaatttttaaaaatttctggactttttttttaacgattAAATTAcgttgtattaattaaaaagcatgtctgattaattaaaatcatgaaccTTTGAAAATTTAACATAAATTTATCGAGCtcaatgaaattttatttttttctcaccttatgttgtattgttattgttttagcatgtctgattatttgaatgcataaaaacaacttttgtttattcttacaatagccttatgaaatgtttccttttttcccccttagaAATTctctgttgtgtatttaaatgtttctgattatcaaatgaaggcataaaactagagctgcacgattatgacagAAATCATAATTGACGATTATtaccttgaaattgtaattgcgatgattaattacaattatcacaattt is a window from the Labeo rohita strain BAU-BD-2019 unplaced genomic scaffold, IGBB_LRoh.1.0 scaffold_84, whole genome shotgun sequence genome containing:
- the lhfpl2a gene encoding LHFPL tetraspan subfamily member 2a protein: MCHVIVTCRSMLWTLLSIVAAFSELIAFMSTDWLVGFPRTPDAVFSPHGATAAGEAYRPTLGIYGRCIRLPHLRRGVLCGPYAVHFGEIASGFWQATSIFLAAGILLLCAVAFISVFTMCFQSIMKKSIFNVCGLLQAIAGLFLILGLMLYPAGWGSDKVQLYCGPDAAPYQLGLCSMGWAFYTALGGTVLTFICAVFSAQAEIATSSDKVQEEIEEGKSLICLL